Sequence from the Desulfonispora thiosulfatigenes DSM 11270 genome:
ATGTCTACAGGAGAAGTAGGGCGAATTCTTCAAACTATGGCTAATGATTTTAAACTAGATAAAGAAGTAGTGTCGATTTTAAAAAATAATTATGCCCAAATAGATTCTTTGCGTATTGAAGCTCAACTTAAAGCTGAAAAAGAATATACAAAATTCGAACAAGAAATATTATTTAATTATTATTAAATAATATTTTATCGGGGACAATATAATTGGAGCTAAAACTAAGTTGTAGTTATGTTTTTAAGGAGGTAATAAATAGTGGCTAAAACTTCATTTATAGTAAGAAAGGATCCTAAATATAAGGTGCGTGAAGTGAATAGATGTAAAGTCTGTGGTCGACCACGTGCTTATATGCGTAAGTTTGGATTATGTCGAGTATGTTTTAGGAAATTTGCATACGAAGGACAATTACCGGGAGTAACAAAATCAAGTTGGTAAAATTATCAAGGCTGAAATT
This genomic interval carries:
- a CDS encoding type Z 30S ribosomal protein S14, translated to MAKTSFIVRKDPKYKVREVNRCKVCGRPRAYMRKFGLCRVCFRKFAYEGQLPGVTKSSW